The sequence TGCAAGGCGTTTGAGGAGGGCCGCAGCCTGAACGTATTTGAGGTCGATGCCGCCTCCAACAACAAGGTCGACGACATCCGCGAGCTGCGTGAGAAGGTGCGCATCCCGCCGCAGGGGAGCAAAAAGAAAGTGTACATCCTCGACGAGGTGCACATGCTCTCCACCCAGGCCTTCAACGCGCTGCTGAAGACCCTGGAGGAGCCGCCGCCGCACGCGCTGTTCATCTTTGCCACCACCGAGCCGCACAAGGTGCTGCCCACCATCTTGTCGCGCTGCCAGCGGTTCGACTTCCGCCGCATCCCCGTCGCAGACATTGTGGAGCGCCTCCAGGAAATCTGCACGGCCGAAGACATCACGGCCGATGATGAGTCGCTCATGCTCATCGCGCGCAAGGGGGAAGGCGCCCTCCGCGACGCCCTCTCCGCGTTCGATCAGGCCCTCTCGCTCTGTGGCACCACGCTCACGTACGAAGCGCTCGCGCAGGCGCTGGGCGTGGTCGACCGCGACCTCTACTTCAAGGCCACTACCCACGCGGCCGGGCAAGACAGCGCCGGAATGCTCCAGCTGGTGCAGCGCGTGGTGCACGAGGGCTACGACCTCCGCGAATTTCTCAATGGACTGGCCGAGCACCTGCGCCACCTGCTCGTGGTGGAAACGCTGGGCCCCGAAGCCCTTACCGAAGTCGCCGCGGGCGCCCGCAGCCGCTACGTCGCGGCCGCCGCCCCGTTTGGGGAAGCCGATCTGTTGCGCCTGCTCATGGTGGCCAGCGACGCCGAAGCCGACGTCAAGGGGAGCCCGCAGCCGCGCCTGAAGCTGGAGCTCGCCCTGCTGAAGATGGCGCACATGCAGCGCGCCGCCGACCTTGAGCGGGCCCTGGACGCGATCGATGCCCTGGAAACGTTGGTAGACGAAGGAGAACTGCCCGATACGTGGACGGCCCCCGACCGCCCGTCAGCCTCCGACCCCACACAAGGAACAACCGGCGCTTCAACCGAATCGAGCGCTTCGAACTCCGACGCAGCATCGACGCCGCCCGCAACGTCCACCGAAAGCGCTCCGGATGCCGGAGACGCTTCGGACGTTGACGAGGACACCGAGGCATCCCCCACCGACGATCCAATTCCGGGCCCCCCCACGCCGCACGCACCGGCCGACCCGTCCGCCGCACGTGATGATGAATCGGAGGCCGCACCGGCCGATCCCGACGATGAACCTGCGGATGCGCCGGCGCAGGATACGACGCCTGCGGCCGATGCAGACGCTTCTGACCCGAAGCCCGCGGAGGACGAAACGCCCACCGCGGCGCCAGGCGACGAGGCTTCCTCGGGCGAGGACGGAACCGGCGCGGACGACGGAGCGGACGACGCCCCCAGCAACCGGCCTCCGTCGGACGACACCGCACCGCCTGCAGCAGGTTCCTCACCGTCCGATCGCAGCGACGACCTGTACAACGACCTCTTTAGCC comes from Salisaeta longa DSM 21114 and encodes:
- the dnaX gene encoding DNA polymerase III subunit gamma/tau, which produces MAERYLVSARKYRPRQFDELVAQEHVASTLKNAIRRDRLSHAYLFSGPRGVGKTTAARILAKAINCETPRDERPDNAEPCCACPSCKAFEEGRSLNVFEVDAASNNKVDDIRELREKVRIPPQGSKKKVYILDEVHMLSTQAFNALLKTLEEPPPHALFIFATTEPHKVLPTILSRCQRFDFRRIPVADIVERLQEICTAEDITADDESLMLIARKGEGALRDALSAFDQALSLCGTTLTYEALAQALGVVDRDLYFKATTHAAGQDSAGMLQLVQRVVHEGYDLREFLNGLAEHLRHLLVVETLGPEALTEVAAGARSRYVAAAAPFGEADLLRLLMVASDAEADVKGSPQPRLKLELALLKMAHMQRAADLERALDAIDALETLVDEGELPDTWTAPDRPSASDPTQGTTGASTESSASNSDAASTPPATSTESAPDAGDASDVDEDTEASPTDDPIPGPPTPHAPADPSAARDDESEAAPADPDDEPADAPAQDTTPAADADASDPKPAEDETPTAAPGDEASSGEDGTGADDGADDAPSNRPPSDDTAPPAAGSSPSDRSDDLYNDLFSQPALSPDDETAGEAASGDDAPRDDASSTATAVAEPPAPTARYDADAQARIEKEWPRIVQSATQGHIAVRSVLKNVAPGALSNGVLTLTVEDDLQRRTVREQQQALLTAIAEETDVDVKRLNPEVHTAPADTSAATPDAFLSPIKRLEKLRPTYDALDALFEGFDLESAW